caagcctaaccaaaatcccattacaaaatttacaacccatgtattcataaaaattcaaaatttttcatcaaatttcacaactttacattttagtccctaaatcatgttttcatcaaaaattacttcgtaaaagttgtttatctatcaatagcctttcatttttttaccataaatttcaaatttttagcatatacatccatgacccattttccatactttgataacttttcaaattaatcccccaaatagatagattagactatcccagcttcaaaaatatcaaaattactaaaaacggaacaaggaaacttacccaattaagccttgaaagtttcttctctctctcctagggttattatataattttggggttgaagatgacaaaaataagatgatatttctttttatcatcttttaattaattaatcatttcaatttccaatttagtccctactcttttctaatttttccgtggatgagtcaccaaaaaaaatctatgtacttctttaatggtctaattaccatataaggacctctagttttgaattccatagctatttaatccttatagctactagaattcaactttcacattttatgggATTTTGTCCttctcataattaaacacttaatcgataaaattttcttatcaaatttttcacacgacatgtctatcataatacggaccatataataaaataaaaataaattttatttttgggtcgaatttgtcgtctcgaaaccactatttcgatttcactgaaaaatgggctattacattaGCGATTTAGATCCCTTATTCAAAAGTTAATGAAAAACATAGACATCAGTCAACTACTACATGTTATCTTAGTTGTTCAAATTTGCTAGTTTCGTATTTAGtttcatttataatttagtccttcgcTGTTTTTAGGTAATTAATTAGCATAATTAAACTTGTGAATGGTCTGTCGTAATATAGTACGTAGTGAGCAGTTAGCTAGACCTCATTTAATTGTATGTTTACACTTTAGAAATTACTTAATCACCGATTCCTTTAGGTTCGACACCTTGGAATACTTCGGTGTTCCATCtgacactataaatattacaactagtATTGTCCGCTTGTAGTTAAAATTGCACCTTTAAAGttgttttttataaaattgtttgtttttacgCGCACGCGCAATaactgtaacagtccagtttagaccctagtcagaatagtggtttcgggaccagaaatctgagtcagaaaaatatttttaaattatttttcgtgtttatagtatgtgtttaagcatgtgtgaaagttttgtatgaaaattttatcatttgtatgcttaatttgataaaaggacctaattgtgtaaaatgtaaaagtagccTTCTATTTGTTGAAGTGCCAAATTGCTATGTCTTTATatatgagaggtccttatgttgacattaatggccttaatatatgtgattttataatggattaaataaggttaatatggtaaatgatttattaattaataattaaataaaaaagcatgaaattaggccattttcaTTCATCCTaatcgaattcatcaaataaaaagaaataaaacttgAGCTAGGGTTCGGTTATGCTAAAGTTTGATTAAAGGTTCATTTTttatccgtttttgataatttctatgtttttgcgatcgttgctttgtgttttactaagcccatgtctcaatttctgatttttttttatgattttgagctatgtcattgatgaaactatgagttttatgaagtttgatgatagtaaaaagaagcttgatgttgggttaacatgttttgtcttttaatttttgatgaatttgagtaatttggactaaattacaaaaatgagattttaagggactaaaatgtgaaataaatgaaatatgtggacttttATGAATACTATGAATTTCGGCCTAATATATGTATAAAGAAattggtgtattttgtgattttatgaattagggactaaattgtcaaaatgtgaaaatgtgagggctaaattgtaaaatgccctaaatatgtgtttttgggttgaattgaatgatttagtgaataaaagagttagatttgaatttatatagatcaagaaacaaagaaaacgaaattagatcggggaaaatcgaaagttgtTGAGTAGTCGATTCTGTTCattcgaatccgtacgaggtaagtcaatatagaAATTAAACATGTTTAAGTTGATTTAATTAGGTttttatgatattgaattgtgatgaatggctATATGAAAGCTCAATATTTGATATACGAGAAAGTTCTGATAATGTAACGTCGTCCGAAAAGACTtgtacaaaccataggaatagttaggatagatatgtcatgacataggatccgatatctactttcgtgtaagaccacgtctgggacgttggtagaggtgatcatgggccgggctgggccaagacaaaattttaggcccgtctaCTAGGCCCGGGACCAggccggcccgaaatatgggcctacaaatttgtccaagcctggcccgaaataaaattgctaagcccgagcccggcgcggcccatattaaattttttttcttatttcattaaataaaaaaatttaaaaatataataaatcaaatatatttaaaaacataaaacaaatattaaaacaaataaaaataatactaaaacaattcttaaaacaatacacaaattaacaatataacaaaaaatggttatattaaaaatttaaaatgattaaaaataccCGAGGCCTGacctgttttctaaacgggcctcatttttttgcccaagcccatttttcgggcctatatttttgcccaaaccctcccatttttcgggcgggcctttgGGCCATGATCAGCTCTAGACGTTGGCATTGACTtttgatttatgtgtaagaccatgtttggtacatcggcatcgtatttgattttgtgtaagaccctgtctgggacagtggcatcgatatttgattacatgtaagactacgtctgggacgttggcattgtatgagctttcctAGCTATcagagtatccttattgattctgaacgGCTCAACAGGCATTTCGAGCAACGAATAACTATGTGGATGTGTATCCGAATCAAGTACGTTTGAAATGTTTATCATCATTTGAGaaaaaaaggtaagtatatgtgcaagtgaTGATAAGTGATATAAGTATAAGAAAACatgctatatgtgcaaatgaattgggaatatgtgaaatgtatatgaactatgagttttgtgatagtatttgactACAGAGTGTATGTATTTTAAGATGCTTATATGAGttataatatgagtttatttgtatatggcttactaagcttttgaaagcttactttgtgtgtgttttcaattgttttatagatatcgtagctattggaagctcagggatcgtcaaggatcatcaccacactatcaaactctattttggtacattttgaaagtgtaaatattgaagtatggcatgtataggctagaaatttgtgaatatgtttggtaatgtgtatatcccaccatgtgatttggcttggttttgaTTGTGTAGATGAATGAGTTTTTGGTACGAATTATGTTATTCAATAATGTCTATGTGATGTGTTATGGATGACCGAGAGAGttagttaatttggtaagtttttggtaTGTGCCTATTTTGGCATTTGGTTAGATTTTTTCATGagaatgaatgaaatgaaatgaggttatgaaacaaatgtttagatatgattttattttataatttggcATGGTTTGGTATGGttattaagcatgaaattggttgataatgataTGGTATGATTGATGTATGTTTTAGTTGTGAATTGGatgagaatttggtataaaatgtttggttttgatcatgtagggaggacccaaaattagggtggcaaattggccttgtaaatagcctatttttgtccacacgggtaaagaaACGAGTGTGTGTCTCATCTATGTGTGATAGACGAttatgttacacgaccgtgtatcCCCTGAGGAACCCTACGATTTTAAGTTAGTATgtcctacagttttgacacggcctagacacacgggcgtgtctatcggtcgtgtgtggcacacgagctggcacatgggcgtgtggtcggccatgtgacccaagtcagtagcctccctaattttaaTGCGGCTTGgtacacaggcgtgtcttgtggccgtgtgggacaagtcagtatgtatgccctgttttgccacagcctagacacacgggcgtgtctaatgccgtatgaggcacacagcctgttcacacgggcgtgtgacctttataactttgaaaaatgtttaagttttgaaaaattttgtatgagcttggTTTAGTCTTGACCCtattctaaagcatgtttaaggtctcgtagacctatataaggggacaattttgaatgattattatatgttttgattatgttatgtttaagtatatatgaatgttccgatatgtccagtaacgcctttaaccctagtccggcgatggatacgggttaggggtgttgcaatAACAATCAATATGTCATACCTTTGACAATACTTTATCATCAACCAACCCTACATTAGTCCTAACATATTATTGTTTTCTTGACCACGATAATACTTTACTAGAGACggtttaagaataatcatattagtcaatggttttattattatttactttagtttatatacaaaaataaaaaaaatgaacataATAATGGAAAtgtcttttattaaaaaaatagaagcaGTATGTATTACAATAATCTTGTTATTGGTCTCCAAGCACACTCTTACAAGTATATTAGGATAATGTTATAAAGGTAGAATCCATTGGTGTTCTTGAAGGGGAAGATAGGTAAGGCTTAGGAGGAATTTGCAATACTTCTACGCTTCCTTCCAACATCTCTATCACCTTACTCATTGAAGGCCTGTCTAGTGGATTTGTTTGTATGCACCACAATCCCACCAATATCATCTTCCTCGTAATCTCAGTTTCTTCTATAGTCTTAAGGCCTAATACTTGAGGTTCCATATTGCCTTGTACAACATACCCATAGATCCAATGAGGATAATATATCTCGCTAGTTTGACTTACCCCAACATTTATGTTTTTTCTTCCTCCAACCATCTCTAGAATCACCATTCCATAACTATAAACGTCAGATTTATGCGAAACACCTCCGACGTTTCTGCAAAATACTTCTGGAGCTATGTAACCAATTGTCCCTCTAGCTTCCAACATTGATACAATACTCTCTTTCATGGTACATAGTTTTGCAAGCCCAAAATCAGcgatttttgggaaaaatttatCATCTAGAAGAACATTATGAGGCTTTATGTCGAAATGCAAAATTCGAGTGTTGCAACCACAGTGCAAGTATTCAAGTCCTCGAGCTATCCCAATTGCAATTTCGAACAATTTTTCCAATGACAAGTGCTGACAGTCCTTCATGGTAGCTTCTTTGTAAATGAATCTTTCTAAAGATCCATTGGGCATGAACTCATAAATTAGAGCTCTTTTCTGACCCTCTAAACAAAATCCTAAGAGAGTAACAATGTTAACATGGGAAGTTCGACTAATACTTGCAACCTCATTGATAAATTCTTGACCATTTCCTTTGGTTGTATTGAACACTTTCACAGCAACAAGATGGCCATCTAGTAGCTTTACTTTGTACACACTTCCATAACCCCCTTTACCTAGTTTTTCTTTAAATGAATTTGTCATTTTCTTGACGTCTAAGTAACTGTATCTTTTGGGACATAAGGTTCCATTAGTTCTTATGACAGCCTCTATATTTGTGTCATTTTTTGTGGACTTCCAATGAAAACTTGTTATTCTAATGCATGGCATCGTTCTTTTGAAATAAAGTGTGATGATGATCCAAGTGATCAACAGGCTACTTGCTCCTCCGCCAAAACCTGTCATATCATAATcatgtgaaaaaaatattatttttaaatattatttatctaaaaatatgtaaaataattgatataaaaatttaatgaatttggGAAAAAAACTGTGATatcttaaattgaaaaaaaagtattttgatatgttatataatagggataaatctcaaaattatacattaattttgatttaatgtgtaatatcatacataaattttgatttggtgtaattatataattgtaattaaattttcacataACACATTAACACTTAGAAGATTATTTTATGCGACACTATTTTGGTTAACATtactaaactaaaaaataaataagtaaaatttaatattttcacataaatttaaattaaatttctacTTGTATAATGATAAAAAGCGTGCATTTTTTGTTGTTGTGAGTGTTAAAGAAATGGAGGTGTGATTACAATAATTTTGTGAGTAATATTTAGGCAAATGATTTAGGCGATTAACGAAATGCCCTTTAGAAATTTGTTATCTCAACCTTGGCATGAAAGAAATTCAAAAACTAATATAATAAAAACTATAAGTAAAATAGTATATAAATATTTGAAGGATTTACTatcagaaaaaaaatatttgaagtaGGTTGATTTAGTTGATTAAGTACTGGTGATAAGTACCAAAGTTAATGTCTCACTAATAGTTTCATTTGAAATACCAAAATATAAGGTCATAACTAAGGAGCACTCAGGGGCCTTGGCCCCATTAGCTAAATGGGAATTTTGCTTTCAGCCCttgaaaaattaaaacattcaatttaacacctttttaactttttaatataaaaatgttaattatgttagcaaaattttataattttatttctctaaatagttttattttccttgctcctattatatatataagtctGTATGGATATAGACTAAGTTCATGTTTGAAGCATGATCATACATGGAACTTTTAATATCTTATTTGAACTTGAGTTGGATTTAATTTAGGAtctcttttttgttattttttatttctcaaaatatttattGGAGTGAGTCCAATAATTAATTTTTCACATTTTGTAGACCCATTAAAAGCATAGGCGCTGAACacaattttaaatacttttttagtacaaatatttttacttatttagttattaaatttatGAACTTCAACTcaggtatttttaaaattcattttctattaggtacatttatatattaaataaaaataaattttatatgtcaTAATTTGTTTATTAGAAAGTCAAGATAAGGCATATATACAAGACAAGTCATAAATATGTAAAtgtaaaaaacatattttttaaaagagtaaACTCTACGTATAGTCAcccaattattaaaaaatttattttagcatttaaaataaaaaagtttgtaATTTATGTACTTAAGTTACATAGTTTGATCATTTTGGGTACTCTCCTTAAAATTATAAATGGTAAGCTGGCATGGcagcaaaaaaaatcaatataatgataaatttagccctcaacttttacctattatatcgatttagtcataattttaaaaaattaactctcaaaatttacaaatgttctcaatttgattctaattctaaaatatacaaagaaatatataaaaataaatattttcaaaaaatatataataataaatttaaattttatattaatatttatatgaatattaaataaatataattatattaatattaaataaaaaaatcattgcCCTCACTGAACCTCCAAGCACTCTCCCTTTCCCTCTCCCTCTCTATTGATGCTACAACCCCTTTACATCCCACAAGTTGAGGATCTCATCCTATATCATATTCTAAACTTAAACTTAAAGTAGTATGTAAAGTTAGCAAATCCTTCATATTCTCATCTAACTCTACTAATCTAATCTAATTAGATTTTTGATAGAAATCAATAAGTTGATTGAGACAAATTTGAtgagattttatttctttatttctttaggATGGGGTCAATCTTTGATTATCATTTGAtgagattttatttatttctttaggATTGAGTCAATCGTTGATTATAAGGATTCTTCAACTCTTTCCCTATAAAGCTTCAAGTGTTGTAGGTTATATTTATTATAACTCTTTTATTGTTGAAGATATACATAAATTCTTTCATAGTTGTGTTGATTTAGATGGTGCCAGAGCCTCCTTCAATTTCTTTTGGAATTGAAGCAGACacaattattatttctatttaacGCTTCCGTTGTAACCTTCTTCCTTGTACCACAGTCACTATTTCTGATTCCAAAAAGGGTGATTGTGGTTctcatgaaaaaaataataacccTACAACTGCTTTCCCAATACAGGAAAATTCTCTAATCACCCCATAATGCCTTGATGGAACAAATTATATTGAGTGATCCCTAAATGCCCAGAATAAGATTCGTGGAAGAAAGCATTTGGGTTTTATTTTAGGTATGAAAGTGCCACCAAAAGATAAACTTTTAAATAAGTACGAAACTTGGTAAGAAGAAAATTTC
This window of the Gossypium hirsutum isolate 1008001.06 chromosome A09, Gossypium_hirsutum_v2.1, whole genome shotgun sequence genome carries:
- the LOC107888441 gene encoding LEAF RUST 10 DISEASE-RESISTANCEUS RECEPTOR-LIKE PROTEIN KINASE-like 2.1; the protein is MDAYFLSPSSFSILFLLTIFQLSYAGDDFHFTSCAPFDCGNLVNISYPFWTDQYNRPSYCGYGDEGYKLKCRQSQPPVLTLSSQEFYVLHLNRSYGLLTIKRVELNNTCPQPILINYAFNYTETAENITLFYDCRSRGGPNHRFSCRKGGKETSLMFFKEDENECTGYSEEVEIPIGKKAFDYLIGGISTVNESLLEPFDIKYLAYDGYCKQCEDSGGRCGSKQNETSTFACYCRDNPHSTECNRGRSSFNLGKKLALGFGGGASSLLITWIIITLYFKRTMPCIRITSFHWKSTKNDTNIEAVIRTNGTLCPKRYSYLDVKKMTNSFKEKLGKGGYGSVYKVKLLDGHLVAVKVFNTTKGNGQEFINEVASISRTSHVNIVTLLGFCLEGQKRALIYEFMPNGSLERFIYKEATMKDCQHLSLEKLFEIAIGIARGLEYLHCGCNTRILHFDIKPHNVLLDDKFFPKIADFGLAKLCTMKESIVSMLEARGTIGYIAPEVFCRNVGGVSHKSDVYSYGMVILEMVGGRKNINVGVSQTSEIYYPHWIYGYVVQGNMEPQVLGLKTIEETEITRKMILVGLWCIQTNPLDRPSMSKVIEMLEGSVEVLQIPPKPYLSSPSRTPMDSTFITLS